In one Burkholderiales bacterium GJ-E10 genomic region, the following are encoded:
- a CDS encoding sodium/calcium exchanger yields the protein MHSVCKCGTLAPAVRSLPFSGTPPSRSASAPAGAIHPLRSFRKEETMLPDLVQHLANLTVFAILGAVAGTAFPIALVGRRTMRYAGHYLPERTQKKRQLVFWALIAACAAIPWIALALGQWFEGADIRQAHGVAMTMAALASMTYLVRRWRLYG from the coding sequence TTGCATAGCGTTTGCAAATGCGGCACCCTTGCTCCTGCGGTGCGGTCCCTGCCGTTTTCCGGGACCCCGCCGAGCCGCAGCGCCTCGGCCCCCGCGGGCGCAATCCATCCGCTCCGTTCGTTCCGCAAGGAAGAGACCATGCTACCGGACCTCGTGCAGCACCTGGCAAACCTGACCGTGTTCGCGATTCTCGGCGCCGTTGCCGGCACCGCCTTTCCCATCGCCCTGGTGGGGCGGCGCACCATGCGCTACGCGGGGCACTACCTGCCCGAAAGGACCCAGAAAAAGCGCCAGCTTGTCTTTTGGGCCTTGATCGCCGCCTGCGCCGCGATCCCCTGGATCGCCCTGGCGCTCGGACAGTGGTTCGAGGGCGCGGACATCCGGCAGGCCCACGGGGTCGCGATGACGATGGCAGCATTGGCGTCCATGACCTACCTGGTGCGGCGCTGGCGCCTGTACGGCTGA
- a CDS encoding glutamate--cysteine ligase: MSSPAAPVVVAGPALEFEQRVLDAMPAIEHWFRHQWHEHTPPFYASVDLRNAGFKLAPVDTNLFPGGFNNLADEALPSAVQAAQFAIERTCPEARKLLLIPERHTRNVYYLQNVARLARILESAGLEVRIASLADEIVAETTVSLPGGDVLRIEPLERRGARLGVAGFDPCIVLLNNDLSAGTPAILRDIDPAQVLLPPLHAGWSVRRKSQHFACYDEVAAEFAQLVGIDPWAVNPLFARCGEIDFREGAGAECLAQQVDRLLAAIREKYREHGIRQDPFVIVKADAGTYGMGIMTVRDASEVESLNRKQRNKMAVVKEGLRVSEVIVQEGVPSYETVSQGVAEPVVYMIDRYVVGGFHRVHPERGVDENLNAPGMHFVPLPFDGSCNLPDTHAAPGACALNRFYVYGVIGRLALLAASRELERTAA, translated from the coding sequence TTGTCCAGCCCTGCTGCCCCGGTGGTTGTCGCCGGCCCGGCCCTGGAGTTCGAGCAGCGCGTCCTCGACGCCATGCCGGCGATCGAGCATTGGTTTCGCCACCAGTGGCACGAACACACGCCGCCGTTCTACGCCTCCGTAGATCTGCGCAATGCGGGGTTCAAACTGGCCCCGGTCGATACCAACCTGTTTCCGGGCGGGTTCAACAATCTGGCCGACGAAGCGCTTCCCTCGGCGGTGCAGGCCGCGCAGTTCGCGATCGAGCGCACCTGCCCGGAGGCGCGCAAGCTGTTGCTGATTCCGGAGCGGCATACCCGCAACGTCTACTATCTCCAGAACGTCGCGCGTCTGGCCCGGATTCTCGAATCGGCCGGACTGGAGGTGCGGATCGCCAGCCTGGCCGACGAAATCGTGGCCGAGACCACCGTCAGCCTGCCCGGCGGCGATGTCCTGCGGATCGAGCCGCTGGAGCGCCGCGGGGCGCGGCTGGGAGTGGCCGGGTTCGACCCCTGCATCGTCCTGCTCAACAATGACCTGTCGGCGGGCACGCCTGCCATCTTGCGCGATATCGATCCGGCCCAGGTCCTGCTGCCGCCCTTGCACGCCGGGTGGTCGGTGCGCCGGAAGTCGCAGCACTTCGCGTGCTACGACGAGGTGGCGGCGGAATTCGCGCAACTCGTCGGAATCGATCCGTGGGCGGTCAACCCGCTGTTCGCGCGCTGCGGCGAGATCGATTTTCGCGAGGGCGCCGGCGCCGAGTGCCTGGCGCAGCAGGTCGACCGGCTGCTCGCCGCGATCCGGGAAAAGTACCGTGAGCATGGCATCCGGCAGGACCCGTTCGTCATCGTCAAGGCCGACGCCGGAACCTATGGCATGGGAATCATGACGGTGCGGGATGCCTCGGAGGTCGAATCCCTGAATCGCAAGCAGCGCAACAAGATGGCGGTGGTCAAGGAAGGGCTGCGGGTTTCCGAGGTGATCGTGCAGGAAGGGGTCCCCTCCTATGAAACCGTCTCGCAGGGGGTCGCCGAGCCGGTGGTCTACATGATCGACCGCTACGTGGTCGGCGGGTTTCACCGCGTGCATCCCGAGCGTGGCGTCGACGAGAACCTCAATGCGCCGGGCATGCATTTCGTCCCCCTGCCGTTCGACGGCAGCTGCAACCTGCCGGACACGCACGCCGCGCCGGGTGCCTGCGCGCTCAATCGGTTCTACGTGTACGGGGTGATCGGTCGCCTCGCCTTGCTCGCCGCGTCGCGGGAGCTGGAGCGGACTGCGGCATGA
- a CDS encoding glutathione synthetase: MTFLFVLDPLEALKPAKDSSIAMMRELQRRGHEVWACTPRTLAWEAGAVWAESARRIALPDGTGGAPWFAVQETRSRALAEFDAVLMRKDPPFDLEYLYATHLLEAAVRAPRPARVFNDPRALRDHNEKLAITEFAEFIPPTLVSSDPARILRFREEHGGIVVKPLDGMGGAGVFRIEAGDPNTNAILETVTRLGTRTVMAQRFLPEIAQGDKRILLIGGAPAPFALARIPKPGDARGNLAAGGTGRAQPLSARDRQIAEHVGPVLAARGLLLVGLDVIGDFVTEINVTSPTCFVEIEAQTGFSVASMFVEELERRVGIPSAPAMRKRD; this comes from the coding sequence ATGACGTTCCTGTTCGTCCTCGATCCGCTGGAAGCGCTCAAGCCGGCGAAGGACTCGAGCATCGCCATGATGCGCGAGCTGCAGCGCCGCGGGCACGAGGTCTGGGCGTGCACGCCCCGCACCCTGGCATGGGAAGCGGGTGCGGTGTGGGCGGAATCCGCCCGCCGCATCGCGCTGCCGGATGGGACCGGTGGGGCGCCCTGGTTTGCGGTGCAGGAAACGCGGTCGCGGGCGCTGGCGGAGTTCGACGCCGTGCTGATGCGCAAGGATCCGCCATTCGATCTCGAATATCTGTACGCCACCCATCTGCTGGAGGCGGCGGTGCGCGCACCCCGGCCGGCGCGCGTCTTCAACGATCCGCGCGCCTTGCGGGACCACAACGAAAAGCTCGCGATCACCGAATTCGCGGAGTTCATCCCGCCCACGCTGGTGAGCAGCGATCCCGCTCGCATCCTGCGTTTTCGCGAGGAGCACGGAGGCATCGTCGTCAAGCCGCTCGATGGCATGGGCGGCGCGGGCGTATTCCGGATCGAGGCCGGAGACCCGAACACCAACGCGATCCTGGAGACCGTGACGCGCCTCGGGACACGGACCGTCATGGCGCAGCGTTTTCTGCCCGAAATCGCCCAGGGAGACAAGCGGATCCTGCTGATCGGCGGAGCGCCGGCACCGTTCGCCCTGGCGCGCATCCCCAAGCCGGGCGATGCGCGCGGCAACCTCGCCGCCGGCGGGACCGGCCGCGCACAGCCGCTCAGCGCCCGCGACCGGCAGATCGCCGAGCATGTCGGGCCGGTGCTCGCCGCACGGGGCCTGCTGCTGGTGGGGCTGGACGTGATCGGCGATTTCGTCACCGAAATCAACGTCACGAGCCCGACCTGCTTCGTGGAGATCGAAGCCCAGACCGGATTTTCGGTCGCGTCGATGTTCGTCGAGGAACTGGAACGGCGCGTCGGCATCCCTTCCGCCCCCGCGATGCGCAAGCGAGACTGA
- a CDS encoding Pts system fructose iia component (Phosphoenolpyruvate-dependent sugar phosphotransferase system) → MPGILVIAHAPLASALVSASRHVYSRDPCVASRRLIALDVAPDADVGAATVQARARLAEADRGDGVLVLTDLLGATPGNVAASLVEPGRVAVVSGASMPMLLRALCYSTSDLEDVVEKALQGAVQGAQRVAAPGPGSEGGEGEPA, encoded by the coding sequence ATGCCGGGAATCCTCGTCATCGCCCATGCGCCGCTGGCGTCCGCGCTCGTCAGCGCGTCGCGACACGTGTACAGCCGCGACCCCTGCGTCGCGTCGCGTCGGCTCATTGCGCTCGACGTGGCGCCGGATGCCGACGTCGGCGCGGCCACGGTGCAGGCGCGCGCGCGGCTTGCGGAGGCGGACCGGGGGGACGGCGTCCTGGTGCTCACCGACCTGCTCGGCGCAACCCCGGGCAATGTTGCGGCATCGCTCGTGGAACCCGGCCGGGTTGCGGTAGTCTCGGGGGCAAGCATGCCGATGCTGCTGCGCGCGCTTTGCTACAGCACATCGGATCTGGAGGACGTCGTGGAAAAGGCATTGCAGGGCGCGGTGCAGGGCGCGCAGCGGGTGGCCGCTCCCGGGCCCGGATCGGAAGGCGGCGAAGGAGAGCCCGCGTGA
- a CDS encoding HPrNtr, translated as MISQSFTIRNTLGMHARPSAQLTQVASRFQSDVFIAKEGRRVNAKSIMGVMMLAAGPGAVVTVDASGPDAEQAVRAVGELIEGGFGEIAAAAR; from the coding sequence GTGATCTCGCAGTCGTTCACCATCCGGAACACGCTCGGGATGCATGCCCGGCCTTCCGCGCAGTTGACCCAGGTCGCATCCCGCTTCCAGAGCGATGTGTTCATCGCCAAGGAAGGCCGGCGGGTCAATGCGAAATCGATCATGGGCGTGATGATGCTTGCCGCCGGGCCCGGTGCGGTCGTGACGGTGGACGCCAGCGGCCCGGACGCGGAGCAGGCGGTGCGGGCGGTCGGCGAACTCATCGAGGGCGGATTCGGCGAGATCGCCGCAGCGGCCCGCTAG